CACCTACCCGCTCCCCGAAGCCCAGCTCGACCGCTTCATCTTCAAGATCGTCGTCGGCTACTCACAGCTCGATGACCTCATGACCATCCTCGACCGCACCACCGCCACCCAGCAGCCCGAGAGCAGCAAGATCCTCGACGGCCCCACCATCCTCGCCATGCAGCAGCTGGCCCGCGGCGTCATCGTCGCCCCGCACGTCAAGGAGTACGTCGCCCGCCTCGTCCTCGCCACGCACCCCATGGGCGTGATGGCCGCGGGCGGCGCGAGCGGCCCCACCAACAAGTACGTCCGCTGCGGCGCCAGCCCCCGCGCCGCCCAGGCCCTGATGCTCGGCGGCAAGGTCCGGGCCCTGGTCGAAGGCCGCTACCACGTCAGCTTCGCCGACATCCGCAGCGTGGCCGCCATGGCCCTCCGCCACCGCCTGATCCTCAACTTCGAAGCCGAAGCCGACCGCGTCGACCCCGACGCCCTGGTGAAGCAGATCGTCGACATGACCCCCACCGAGCCCGTGAAGGCGGGTGTGTAAGGCAAGGCACCACCGCGGAGTTTGCGGAGTAGGCGGAGTCGCGCGGAGTTTGAATCAGGATGAAGCAGAACGAGCACAGGCCCGGACCGCGCGATGTTCCCGAAGAGTGGAATCGGGTGACCGACCAGATCCTCGCGGCCGCGTTCAAAGTGCATTCCGTCCTCGGACCCGGGTTACTCGAGCGATTGTACGAGGAGGCCCTCGCCTACGAACTCACGAAGCGAGGAATCCCGTTCGAGCGGCAGAAGCGTCTCCGCGTCCGGTACGAGGAGATCGAGATCGGTGATCAGGTTGTTGACCTCCTTGTCGGCGGGCTCGTCATCGTTGAGCTCAAGTCAACGGAGAAAGTCAGCGACGGCCATATCGGCGTGATGATGAGCTACATGCGCTCGACAGGGATGCCCCTGGGCCTGCTGATCAACTTCAATACCCCGAGCCTCAAGTCCGGCATCTACCGCCGCGTCCTCACATCCAGGACCCCACTCCCCCGCTCATTCCTCTCAGAAGAAACTCCGCGCAACTCCGCTCACTCCGCAAACTCCGCGGTAGCGCCTTTCTCCGAGCCACACGAGTGCTGAAGACACAAGCCCCATCCCGCCCCAAAGGCATCGAGGACCTCCTCTCGAACGAGCTCATCGCCAAGCTCGAGAACCTCGACCTCTCCTCCAAGCGCGTCTTCTTCGGCAAGCTCAAGGGCGAGCGCCGCTCCAAGAAACGCGGCCAGTCCGTCGAGTTCGCCGACCACCGCCAGTATGTCTCCGGCGACGACATCCGCCACATCGACTGGAACATCTACGCCCGCCTCGACCACCTCTTCTTGAAACTCTTCCTCGAAGAAGAAGACCTCTCCCTCTCCGTCGTCATCGACGCCTCCGCCTCTTCCGACTGCGGCGAGCCCAGCAAGTTCCTTTTCATGCAGAAGGCCGCCATGGCCATGGGCTACGTCGGCCTCGTCAACCTCAACCGCGTCTCCTGCACCGCCATGGGCGCCGCCGAGGGCTCCGTCGCCGGCGCGCTCCGCGACCTCCGCGGCCGCCGCCGCACCCACGACCTCGCCCGCTTCCTCTGCACCCTCGAGCCCGCCGGCAGCTTCTCCTTTAAGGAAGCTTGCGAACGCATCGCCCTCACCCGCCGCGGCAAGGGCGTCATGCTCGTCTTCTCCGACTTCTTCTTCAAAGAGGGCTACGAGGACGGCCTCCGCCGCCTGGTCGGCCACGGCTACGACGTCTTCTGCATCCAGGTGCTTTCACCGCAGGAGCTCGAGCCGCCCGTCACCGGCGACCTCCGCCTCAAGGACGTCGAAGACGCCGATCTCGCTGAGGTCACGATCTCCGCCCCGCTGATGAAGCGCTACAAGGCCAACCTCGCCGCCTACTGCCAGGAGATCAACGCTTTCTGCCTGCGGCGTGACATGCAGATGCTCACCGTCCGCAGCGACACGCCCATCGATGTGCTGATCCTGGACTACCTGCGCAAGAGGGGGGTGGTGAAGTGATAGTGGCAAAGTGGCACAGTGGCGAAGTGGCAAAGTGGACCAGGAGTGATCGCTTGCGCACTTTGCCACTCTGCCACTTTGCCACTCTGCCACTTCCTAAGGAGGTCGCGCCATGACCTGGCTCACCCCCACCTACGCCATCATCGCCGCGAGCATCGCCGTGCCGACGCTCGTGATCCTCTACTTCCTCAAACTCCGCCGGCGCGACCTCGAGGTCTCCACCACCCTCCTCTGGAAGAAGTCCATCCAGGACCTCCAGGCCAACGCCCCTTTCCAAAAGCTCCGCAAGAACCTCCTGCTCTTCCTCCAGCTGCTCGCCCTCGCCGGCATCATCGGCGCCCTCGGCCAGCTCACGATGAAGGGCCAGAACGTCATCGGCAACAAGCACGTCATCCTCATCGACCGCTCCGGCTCCATGGCCGCGCTCGACGAGGACGACAACGGCAACCCGGTCTCCCGCCTCGACGCCGCCAAGAAGCAGGCCATCGCCCTGGTCGAATCCCTCGGCGAGGGCAACATGTTCAACCGCAGCACCGCCGACGAGGCCATGGTGATCTCGTTCGCCGGCGGCGGCGACGTCCGCCAACAGTTCACCAACGACAAGGCCGCGCTCAAGACCGCTATTGAGTCCATCACCATCTCAGAGGGCCCCACCTCGCTCGAAGAAGCCATGCGCCTCGCCATGGCCCACAAGCCCAAGCGCGTGGTCGAGGGCAACGCCGTCGAGGGCCTCACCGTCGGCGCCCCCGTCACCATGCACCTCTACACCGACGGCAAGCTCCCCGACGCCGACAAGGCCCGCCCCGACCCCGACGACACCGTGATGTACCACCACGTCGGGCGCGAGAACGCCACCAACCTCGGCATCACCGGCCTCCGCTCCGAGCGCAACTACGACGACCCCGCGAAGCTCTCCATCTTCGTCGCCGTGCAGAACGCCGATAGGCAGGACCGCGTGGTCGACATCGAGATGCTCATCGACGGCACCGTCGCGGGCATCCGCTCCACAACCATCCCCGGCGCGAGCAGCACCGAGCTCTCCGCCAGCGCCGCCGCCCAGGCCGAGGCCCGCGAGCGCGAAGCCGCGGCCGCCGCCGGCGCACCCGCCGCCACGCCCAGGCCCGACGACGAGAAGAAGGAAGCACCCGCTGCCAAGATCACCCCCGGCGTCGGCGGCGTGGTCTTCCAGCTCGAACGCGGCGGCGGCGCCCTCGTCCAGGTCCGCCTCCGCTCCTCCGGCACCGGCGAGCCCCTCGAGGGCGACGTCCTCTCCACCGACGACCGCGCCTGGCTCGTCGTGCCCCCCGCCAAGAAGATGGCCGTCGCCATCGTCGGCCGCACCGACCTCTTTATCACCTCCGCGCTCGGCGGCCTGCCCCTCTCCCGCCTCGACCAGAAGACCCCCGCCGAGTTCGAAGAGCTCGTCCGCCAGAACCGCGTCGGCGAGTACGACGTCATCATCCTCAACGGCTGGGTGCCAACGACAGAGGTGGCATCAAACGTGCCACCAGCGTCGCCGCCAACAGGAACCACCCCAACACCAGCCACCGCCGACGCGGCGAAGCTGGTGCCCCCCGGACCGCGGCTGACAACAGCCCTCCCCCCCGGCCGCTATCTCATGCTCGGCGTCGTCCCCCCCGGCCTCGGGATCACCGACAAAGGCCCCGGCCCCGCCGCGGCCGTCATCGACTGGAACCGCGACCACCCCGCCCTCCGCGTCGCCAACATCTCCTCCGTCAACATCGCCGCCTCGCGCCAGATCGAGGTCAGCCGCGAGCTCGGCGCCGAGTCCCTTGCCACCGCCGACAACGGCCCCATGATCGTCGAGGTCACCACCAACGATCTCCGCTCCATCGTCGTCCCCTTCGACCCCGCCGAGAGCGACTGGCCCTTCAAGCCCAGCTTCGTCCTCTTCCTCGCCTCCACCATCAACTATCTGGGCGAGGACGTCTTCAACACCGCCGGCCGCATGCTCCTCCCGGGACGCGAGCTCTCCGACCGCCTCCCCGTCGGCGCCAGGAACATCACCGTGAAACCGCCGGGCGACGACGCCCAACCACTCACCGCGGCCAGCGACGGCCGCATCGTCTTCGGCCCCATCGAAAAGACGGGCGTCTACGACGTCACCTGGGAAGGCCCCGCCGGCCCTACCGACCTCGAGGACGGCTCGGGCCGCGTGCTCCGCAGCTACGTGTGCAACATGCTCGACCCCAACGAGTCCGACCTCGCCGCCGCGAAGACCATCATGCTCGCCAACGACGAGGTCAAGCAGGAAACCAAGCGCTCCGCCGAGGCCGACAAGCGCCTCTGGCCCTGGTTCCTCCTTGCCGCCCTGGGCGTCGTCATGTTCGAGTGGTTCATCTACAACCGCAAGGTGTACCTGTGACGAGTCCGAGCATCGACACGCATACGAGACCGGAGCGCAAGCTCCGGACGAGTTCCCAGATCCTTTCACCCTCAGCAACAGCGAGGGCCCCGCACATCGCCGTGCGCCACCGATTCGCCGCGCTGCTCTTCACGCTCCTCTTCTCCCTCCTCTTCACCTCCTCCACCCTCGCCCAAGACAAACCCAAGCGTCGCAAACCCCCACCCGTCGAGATCGTCAACGTCGACCTCGGCTGGGGCTCCGGCATGCTCTCCGGCGAACGCTGGCAGCCCGCCACCGTCTGGGTCACCAGCCAGGACAAGCCCTTCTCCGGCATCCTCACCCTCACCTGCCAGCAGGACGGCACGCAGAACGCCGTGATGTACGTGGGCCCTGTCGCAACAACGCCCGGCCAGATCACGCCCGTCGAGGTCATCTTCAGCCCCGCGTTCAACGCCAGGGAGCTGGTCTTCACCCTCGCGG
The sequence above is drawn from the Phycisphaerales bacterium genome and encodes:
- a CDS encoding MoxR family ATPase codes for the protein TYPLPEAQLDRFIFKIVVGYSQLDDLMTILDRTTATQQPESSKILDGPTILAMQQLARGVIVAPHVKEYVARLVLATHPMGVMAAGGASGPTNKYVRCGASPRAAQALMLGGKVRALVEGRYHVSFADIRSVAAMALRHRLILNFEAEADRVDPDALVKQIVDMTPTEPVKAGV
- a CDS encoding GxxExxY protein; this encodes MTDQILAAAFKVHSVLGPGLLERLYEEALAYELTKRGIPFERQKRLRVRYEEIEIGDQVVDLLVGGLVIVELKSTEKVSDGHIGVMMSYMRSTGMPLGLLINFNTPSLKSGIYRRVLTSRTPLPRSFLSEETPRNSAHSANSAVAPFSEPHEC
- a CDS encoding DUF58 domain-containing protein, which produces MLKTQAPSRPKGIEDLLSNELIAKLENLDLSSKRVFFGKLKGERRSKKRGQSVEFADHRQYVSGDDIRHIDWNIYARLDHLFLKLFLEEEDLSLSVVIDASASSDCGEPSKFLFMQKAAMAMGYVGLVNLNRVSCTAMGAAEGSVAGALRDLRGRRRTHDLARFLCTLEPAGSFSFKEACERIALTRRGKGVMLVFSDFFFKEGYEDGLRRLVGHGYDVFCIQVLSPQELEPPVTGDLRLKDVEDADLAEVTISAPLMKRYKANLAAYCQEINAFCLRRDMQMLTVRSDTPIDVLILDYLRKRGVVK
- a CDS encoding VWA domain-containing protein, translated to MTWLTPTYAIIAASIAVPTLVILYFLKLRRRDLEVSTTLLWKKSIQDLQANAPFQKLRKNLLLFLQLLALAGIIGALGQLTMKGQNVIGNKHVILIDRSGSMAALDEDDNGNPVSRLDAAKKQAIALVESLGEGNMFNRSTADEAMVISFAGGGDVRQQFTNDKAALKTAIESITISEGPTSLEEAMRLAMAHKPKRVVEGNAVEGLTVGAPVTMHLYTDGKLPDADKARPDPDDTVMYHHVGRENATNLGITGLRSERNYDDPAKLSIFVAVQNADRQDRVVDIEMLIDGTVAGIRSTTIPGASSTELSASAAAQAEAREREAAAAAGAPAATPRPDDEKKEAPAAKITPGVGGVVFQLERGGGALVQVRLRSSGTGEPLEGDVLSTDDRAWLVVPPAKKMAVAIVGRTDLFITSALGGLPLSRLDQKTPAEFEELVRQNRVGEYDVIILNGWVPTTEVASNVPPASPPTGTTPTPATADAAKLVPPGPRLTTALPPGRYLMLGVVPPGLGITDKGPGPAAAVIDWNRDHPALRVANISSVNIAASRQIEVSRELGAESLATADNGPMIVEVTTNDLRSIVVPFDPAESDWPFKPSFVLFLASTINYLGEDVFNTAGRMLLPGRELSDRLPVGARNITVKPPGDDAQPLTAASDGRIVFGPIEKTGVYDVTWEGPAGPTDLEDGSGRVLRSYVCNMLDPNESDLAAAKTIMLANDEVKQETKRSAEADKRLWPWFLLAALGVVMFEWFIYNRKVYL